A section of the Sebastes fasciatus isolate fSebFas1 chromosome 5, fSebFas1.pri, whole genome shotgun sequence genome encodes:
- the clocka gene encoding circadian locomoter output cycles protein kaput isoform X6, translated as MTSSIDRDDSSIFDGLMEEDEKDKAKRVSRNKSEKKRRDQFNVLIKELGTMLPGNTRKMDKSTILQKSIDFLHKHKEIAAQSESTEIRQDWKPPFLSNEEFTQLMLEALDGFFLAIMTDGNIIYASESVTSLLEHLPSDLVDQNLLNFLPMGEHSDVYKALSSHIMEGETLTPEYLKTKNQLEFCCHMLRGTIDPKEPPVYEYVKFIGNFKSLNNVPNCTRNGFDGVIQRSLHSAFEDGVCLIATVRLAKPQFIKEMCTVEEPNEEFTSRHSLEWKFLFLDHRAPPIIGYLPFEVLGTSGYDYYHVDDLETLAKCHEHLMQYGKGKSCYYRFLTKGQQWIWLQTHYYITYHQWNSRPEFIVCTHTVVSYAEVRAEQRRELGIEESQPEITADKSQDSGSESQLNTSSLKEALDRFNNSRTPSASSRSSRKSSHTAVSDPASSQMKLQGDRSTPGRQSVSAVEMTSQRRSSISSQSMSSQNTGQNMATSIVSQQQQQQQQQQQQQQQQQQQQQQQQQPQQQEVQISSQSMVQFSNQIEVMQNLKEQLEQRTRLIEANIQRQQDELRQIQDELQRVQGQSLQMFLPKGAGGLSLGSVQMAQGTAVQQGGTLSMQGQVVSAGPLQNSIQQQHAVQAQPQQQTLLRDQNSALSQSQRSSLTLQPQQNQLPASLYNTMMIPQQSPANVVQIATSLAQNTGPNSPAVATFAQDRSAQIRFPASPQLLTKLVTGQMACGAVMVPTTMFMGQVVTAFAPQQGQTQTISISQQPPQQQQQQQQQQQQQQEQQVQQQSQVTAMQLGQAQLAPQQTQFLQASRLLHGNQSTQLILQAAFPLQQQGTFTATTQQQQQLQQQQQQQLQQQHQQQQQQQKQLQQQKQQLQQQQQQLAPHRRDSLSDRSSTQPQ; from the exons ATGACCTCGAGCATTGACCG GGATGACAGCAGTATCTTTGATGGGTTAATGGAAGAAGATGAAAAGGACAAAGCAAAGCG TGTGTCCCGTAACAAGTCTGAGAAGAAACGCAGAGACCAGTTCAATGTCCTCATCAAGGAGCTGGGCACCATGTTGCCGGGCAACACCCGGAAGATGGACAAGTCCACTATTTTGCAGAAGAGCATCGActttctgcacaaacacaaag AAATCGCTGCTCAGTCGGAGTCAACTGAGATCAGACAAGACTGGAAGCCTCCTTTTCTTAGTAATGAAGAGTTCACTCAGCTGATGTTGGAG GCGTTAGATGGATTTTTTCTTGCAATTATGACTGATGGGAACATAATCTACGCCTCTGAGAGTGTGACGTCCCTACTAGAACACTTACCT TCTGATCTTGTGGATCAGAACCTGTTGAACTTCCTGCCGATGGGGGAGCATTCAGATGTGTACAAGGCTCTGTCCTCTCATATCATGGAGGGAGAGACGCTGACGCCAGAATATCTGAAAA CAAAAAATCAGCTAGAGTTCTGTTGCCACATGCTCCGAGGGACGATCGACCCCAAAGAGCCCCCCGTGTACGAATATGTCAAGTTCATTGGAAACTTCAAGTCCCTGAATAATG TGCCTAACTGTACCCGCAACGGTTTTGACGGAGTGATCCAGCGATCGCTTCACTCTGCCTTTGAAGACGGAGTGTGTCTCATAGCAACGGTGAGGCTCGCCAAACCGCAGTTTATCAAG GAAATGTGCACTGTAGAGGAGCCTAATGAGGAGTTCACCTCCAGACATAGTTTAGAGTGGAAGTTTCTCTTCTTGGACCACAG AGCTCCACCAATCATAGGTTACCTCCCGTTTGAGGTGCTGGGTACATCAGGATATGACTACTACCACGTAGATGACCTGGAGACGCTGGCCAAATGCCACGAACACT TGATGCAATATGGCAAAGGAAAGTCCTGCTACTACAGATTCCTCACCAAAGGGCAGCAGTGGATCTGGCTTCAGACCCACTACTACATCACCTACCACCAGTGGAACTCCAGACCAGAGTTCattgtctgcacacacactgttgttAG TTACGCTGAAGTAAGAGCAGAACAGCGCAGAGAGCTGGGAATAGAAGAATCACAACCTGAGATCACAGCAGACAAG TCCCAGGATTCAGGCTCCGAGTCTCAGCTCAACACCTCCAGCCTGAAGGAGGCTTTAGATCGCTTCAACAACAGCCGGACGCCCTCGGCCTCGTCTCGCAGCTCACGAAAATCCTCGCACACCGCCGTGTCTGACCCAGCCT CATCACAGATGAAGCTTCAGGGAGATCGGAGTACGCCAGGTCGCCAGTCTGTCTCGGCTGTGGAGATGACATCACAACGAAGATCATCTATCAGCAGTCAG TCGATGAGCTCCCAAAATACAGGACAGAACATGGCAACATCCATCGTttcacaacagcaacaacaacagcagcagcaacaacagcagcagcagcagcagcagcaacagcaacaacaacaacaacagcctcAACAGCAAGAAGTTCAGATCAGCAGCCAA TCGATGGTGCAGTTCTCCAACCAGATAGAAGTGATGCAGAACCTGAAGGAGCAGCTGGAGCAGAGGACGAGGCTGATTGAGGCCAACATCCAGCGGCAGCAGGATGAGCTGCGACAGATCCAGGACGAGCTGCAGAGAGTGCAGGGACAGAGCCTGCAG ATGTTCTTGCCAAAAGGAGCTGGAGGACTAAGTCTGGGCTCGGTTCAGATGGCCCAGGGGACCGCTGTGCAGCAGGGGGGAACACTCAGCATGCAGGGCCAGGTGGTCTCTGCAGGGCCTCTCCAGAACAGCATACAGCAGCAACATGCTGTCCAGGCTCAGCCCCAGCAACAAACACTCCTACGGGACCAGAACTCAGCACTCTCACAG TCTCAGCGGTCGTCTCTCACTCTGCAGCCTCAACAGAATCAACTGCCTGCGTCTCTCTACAACACCATGATGATCCCTCAGCAGAGTCCCGCTAACGTGGTCCAGATCGCCACCAGTCTGGCTCAGAATACTGGACCCAACAGTCCTGCTGTGGCCACGTTTGCACAGGACCGTTCAGCACAGATCAG GTTTCCTGCCAGTCCTCAGCTGCTCACCAAGCTAGTGACGGGACAGATGGCGTGCGGTGCAGTCATGGTCCCCACCACCATGTTTATGGGCCAAGTGGTGACGGCCTTCGCTCCCCAGCAGGGCCAGACTCAGACCATCAGCATTTCCCAGCAGccacctcagcagcagcagcagcagcagcagcagcagcagcagcagcaggagcagcaggtaCAGCAGCAATCACAGGTCACAGCCATGCAGCTGGGGCAGGCGCAACTGGCCCCGCAGCAAACACAGTTCCTGCAG GCTTCTCGGCTTCTTCACGGAAACCAGTCCACCCAGTTGATCCTGCAGGCGGCGTTCCCTTTGCAGCAGCAGGGCACCTTCACTGCCACAAcccaacagcagcaacagttacaacaacaacaacaacagcagttacaacaacagcatcaacaacaacaacagcagcagaagcagttacaacagcagaaacagcaacttcaacagcagcagcagcaactggCTCCTCACAGGAGGGATAGTTTGTCTGATCGCTCCTCTACGCAGCCACAGTAG
- the clocka gene encoding circadian locomoter output cycles protein kaput isoform X5: MTSSIDRDDSSIFDGLMEEDEKDKAKRVSRNKSEKKRRDQFNVLIKELGTMLPGNTRKMDKSTILQKSIDFLHKHKEIAAQSESTEIRQDWKPPFLSNEEFTQLMLEALDGFFLAIMTDGNIIYASESVTSLLEHLPSDLVDQNLLNFLPMGEHSDVYKALSSHIMEGETLTPEYLKTKNQLEFCCHMLRGTIDPKEPPVYEYVKFIGNFKSLNNVPNCTRNGFDGVIQRSLHSAFEDGVCLIATVRLAKPQFIKEMCTVEEPNEEFTSRHSLEWKFLFLDHRAPPIIGYLPFEVLGTSGYDYYHVDDLETLAKCHEHLMQYGKGKSCYYRFLTKGQQWIWLQTHYYITYHQWNSRPEFIVCTHTVVSYAEVRAEQRRELGIEESQPEITADKSQDSGSESQLNTSSLKEALDRFNNSRTPSASSRSSRKSSHTAVSDPACKQQSLLPTLFYIRWSSLSFKSGHRVYVSLSASQMKLQGDRSTPGRQSVSAVEMTSQRRSSISSQSMSSQNTGQNMATSIVSQQQQQQQQQQQQQQQQQQQQQQQQQPQQQEVQISSQSMVQFSNQIEVMQNLKEQLEQRTRLIEANIQRQQDELRQIQDELQRVQGQSLQMFLPKGAGGLSLGSVQMAQGTAVQQGGTLSMQGQVVSAGPLQNSIQQQHAVQAQPQQQTLLRDQNSALSQSQRSSLTLQPQQNQLPASLYNTMMIPQQSPANVVQIATSLAQNTGPNSPAVATFAQDRSAQIRFPASPQLLTKLVTGQMACGAVMVPTTMFMGQVVTAFAPQQGQTQTISISQQPPQQQQQQQQQQQQQQEQQSCLEQESRSLPTERERAQRALSPRPREAARCAVKLTQPEQRATFTPGLSEPN; encoded by the exons ATGACCTCGAGCATTGACCG GGATGACAGCAGTATCTTTGATGGGTTAATGGAAGAAGATGAAAAGGACAAAGCAAAGCG TGTGTCCCGTAACAAGTCTGAGAAGAAACGCAGAGACCAGTTCAATGTCCTCATCAAGGAGCTGGGCACCATGTTGCCGGGCAACACCCGGAAGATGGACAAGTCCACTATTTTGCAGAAGAGCATCGActttctgcacaaacacaaag AAATCGCTGCTCAGTCGGAGTCAACTGAGATCAGACAAGACTGGAAGCCTCCTTTTCTTAGTAATGAAGAGTTCACTCAGCTGATGTTGGAG GCGTTAGATGGATTTTTTCTTGCAATTATGACTGATGGGAACATAATCTACGCCTCTGAGAGTGTGACGTCCCTACTAGAACACTTACCT TCTGATCTTGTGGATCAGAACCTGTTGAACTTCCTGCCGATGGGGGAGCATTCAGATGTGTACAAGGCTCTGTCCTCTCATATCATGGAGGGAGAGACGCTGACGCCAGAATATCTGAAAA CAAAAAATCAGCTAGAGTTCTGTTGCCACATGCTCCGAGGGACGATCGACCCCAAAGAGCCCCCCGTGTACGAATATGTCAAGTTCATTGGAAACTTCAAGTCCCTGAATAATG TGCCTAACTGTACCCGCAACGGTTTTGACGGAGTGATCCAGCGATCGCTTCACTCTGCCTTTGAAGACGGAGTGTGTCTCATAGCAACGGTGAGGCTCGCCAAACCGCAGTTTATCAAG GAAATGTGCACTGTAGAGGAGCCTAATGAGGAGTTCACCTCCAGACATAGTTTAGAGTGGAAGTTTCTCTTCTTGGACCACAG AGCTCCACCAATCATAGGTTACCTCCCGTTTGAGGTGCTGGGTACATCAGGATATGACTACTACCACGTAGATGACCTGGAGACGCTGGCCAAATGCCACGAACACT TGATGCAATATGGCAAAGGAAAGTCCTGCTACTACAGATTCCTCACCAAAGGGCAGCAGTGGATCTGGCTTCAGACCCACTACTACATCACCTACCACCAGTGGAACTCCAGACCAGAGTTCattgtctgcacacacactgttgttAG TTACGCTGAAGTAAGAGCAGAACAGCGCAGAGAGCTGGGAATAGAAGAATCACAACCTGAGATCACAGCAGACAAG TCCCAGGATTCAGGCTCCGAGTCTCAGCTCAACACCTCCAGCCTGAAGGAGGCTTTAGATCGCTTCAACAACAGCCGGACGCCCTCGGCCTCGTCTCGCAGCTCACGAAAATCCTCGCACACCGCCGTGTCTGACCCAGCCTGTAAGCAACAATCTCTATTACCGACACTATTTTATATCAGGTGgtcttctctttcttttaaaTCTGGGCATCGTGTTTATGTTTCCCTCTCAGCATCACAGATGAAGCTTCAGGGAGATCGGAGTACGCCAGGTCGCCAGTCTGTCTCGGCTGTGGAGATGACATCACAACGAAGATCATCTATCAGCAGTCAG TCGATGAGCTCCCAAAATACAGGACAGAACATGGCAACATCCATCGTttcacaacagcaacaacaacagcagcagcaacaacagcagcagcagcagcagcagcaacagcaacaacaacaacaacagcctcAACAGCAAGAAGTTCAGATCAGCAGCCAA TCGATGGTGCAGTTCTCCAACCAGATAGAAGTGATGCAGAACCTGAAGGAGCAGCTGGAGCAGAGGACGAGGCTGATTGAGGCCAACATCCAGCGGCAGCAGGATGAGCTGCGACAGATCCAGGACGAGCTGCAGAGAGTGCAGGGACAGAGCCTGCAG ATGTTCTTGCCAAAAGGAGCTGGAGGACTAAGTCTGGGCTCGGTTCAGATGGCCCAGGGGACCGCTGTGCAGCAGGGGGGAACACTCAGCATGCAGGGCCAGGTGGTCTCTGCAGGGCCTCTCCAGAACAGCATACAGCAGCAACATGCTGTCCAGGCTCAGCCCCAGCAACAAACACTCCTACGGGACCAGAACTCAGCACTCTCACAG TCTCAGCGGTCGTCTCTCACTCTGCAGCCTCAACAGAATCAACTGCCTGCGTCTCTCTACAACACCATGATGATCCCTCAGCAGAGTCCCGCTAACGTGGTCCAGATCGCCACCAGTCTGGCTCAGAATACTGGACCCAACAGTCCTGCTGTGGCCACGTTTGCACAGGACCGTTCAGCACAGATCAG GTTTCCTGCCAGTCCTCAGCTGCTCACCAAGCTAGTGACGGGACAGATGGCGTGCGGTGCAGTCATGGTCCCCACCACCATGTTTATGGGCCAAGTGGTGACGGCCTTCGCTCCCCAGCAGGGCCAGACTCAGACCATCAGCATTTCCCAGCAGccacctcagcagcagcagcagcagcagcagcagcagcagcagcagcaggagcagcag TCATGCCTGGAGCAGGAGAGCAGATCCCtccccacagagagagagagggcacagcgagcactaagtccacggccccgggaagcggCGAGGTGTGCTGTAAAATTGACACAGCCGGAGCAGCGAGCCACTttcaccccgggcctttccGAGCCAAACTAG
- the clocka gene encoding circadian locomoter output cycles protein kaput isoform X4 yields the protein MTSSIDRDDSSIFDGLMEEDEKDKAKRVSRNKSEKKRRDQFNVLIKELGTMLPGNTRKMDKSTILQKSIDFLHKHKEIAAQSESTEIRQDWKPPFLSNEEFTQLMLEALDGFFLAIMTDGNIIYASESVTSLLEHLPSDLVDQNLLNFLPMGEHSDVYKALSSHIMEGETLTPEYLKTKNQLEFCCHMLRGTIDPKEPPVYEYVKFIGNFKSLNNVPNCTRNGFDGVIQRSLHSAFEDGVCLIATVRLAKPQFIKEMCTVEEPNEEFTSRHSLEWKFLFLDHRAPPIIGYLPFEVLGTSGYDYYHVDDLETLAKCHEHLMQYGKGKSCYYRFLTKGQQWIWLQTHYYITYHQWNSRPEFIVCTHTVVSYAEVRAEQRRELGIEESQPEITADKQSQDSGSESQLNTSSLKEALDRFNNSRTPSASSRSSRKSSHTAVSDPASSQMKLQGDRSTPGRQSVSAVEMTSQRRSSISSQQSMSSQNTGQNMATSIVSQQQQQQQQQQQQQQQQQQQQQQQQQPQQQEVQISSQSMVQFSNQIEVMQNLKEQLEQRTRLIEANIQRQQDELRQIQDELQRVQGQSLQMFLPKGAGGLSLGSVQMAQGTAVQQGGTLSMQGQVVSAGPLQNSIQQQHAVQAQPQQQTLLRDQNSALSQSQRSSLTLQPQQNQLPASLYNTMMIPQQSPANVVQIATSLAQNTGPNSPAVATFAQDRSAQIRFPASPQLLTKLVTGQMACGAVMVPTTMFMGQVVTAFAPQQGQTQTISISQQPPQQQQQQQQQQQQQQEQQASRLLHGNQSTQLILQAAFPLQQQGTFTATTQQQQQLQQQQQQQLQQQHQQQQQQQKQLQQQKQQLQQQQQQLAPHRRDSLSDRSSTQPQ from the exons ATGACCTCGAGCATTGACCG GGATGACAGCAGTATCTTTGATGGGTTAATGGAAGAAGATGAAAAGGACAAAGCAAAGCG TGTGTCCCGTAACAAGTCTGAGAAGAAACGCAGAGACCAGTTCAATGTCCTCATCAAGGAGCTGGGCACCATGTTGCCGGGCAACACCCGGAAGATGGACAAGTCCACTATTTTGCAGAAGAGCATCGActttctgcacaaacacaaag AAATCGCTGCTCAGTCGGAGTCAACTGAGATCAGACAAGACTGGAAGCCTCCTTTTCTTAGTAATGAAGAGTTCACTCAGCTGATGTTGGAG GCGTTAGATGGATTTTTTCTTGCAATTATGACTGATGGGAACATAATCTACGCCTCTGAGAGTGTGACGTCCCTACTAGAACACTTACCT TCTGATCTTGTGGATCAGAACCTGTTGAACTTCCTGCCGATGGGGGAGCATTCAGATGTGTACAAGGCTCTGTCCTCTCATATCATGGAGGGAGAGACGCTGACGCCAGAATATCTGAAAA CAAAAAATCAGCTAGAGTTCTGTTGCCACATGCTCCGAGGGACGATCGACCCCAAAGAGCCCCCCGTGTACGAATATGTCAAGTTCATTGGAAACTTCAAGTCCCTGAATAATG TGCCTAACTGTACCCGCAACGGTTTTGACGGAGTGATCCAGCGATCGCTTCACTCTGCCTTTGAAGACGGAGTGTGTCTCATAGCAACGGTGAGGCTCGCCAAACCGCAGTTTATCAAG GAAATGTGCACTGTAGAGGAGCCTAATGAGGAGTTCACCTCCAGACATAGTTTAGAGTGGAAGTTTCTCTTCTTGGACCACAG AGCTCCACCAATCATAGGTTACCTCCCGTTTGAGGTGCTGGGTACATCAGGATATGACTACTACCACGTAGATGACCTGGAGACGCTGGCCAAATGCCACGAACACT TGATGCAATATGGCAAAGGAAAGTCCTGCTACTACAGATTCCTCACCAAAGGGCAGCAGTGGATCTGGCTTCAGACCCACTACTACATCACCTACCACCAGTGGAACTCCAGACCAGAGTTCattgtctgcacacacactgttgttAG TTACGCTGAAGTAAGAGCAGAACAGCGCAGAGAGCTGGGAATAGAAGAATCACAACCTGAGATCACAGCAGACAAG CAGTCCCAGGATTCAGGCTCCGAGTCTCAGCTCAACACCTCCAGCCTGAAGGAGGCTTTAGATCGCTTCAACAACAGCCGGACGCCCTCGGCCTCGTCTCGCAGCTCACGAAAATCCTCGCACACCGCCGTGTCTGACCCAGCCT CATCACAGATGAAGCTTCAGGGAGATCGGAGTACGCCAGGTCGCCAGTCTGTCTCGGCTGTGGAGATGACATCACAACGAAGATCATCTATCAGCAGTCAG CAGTCGATGAGCTCCCAAAATACAGGACAGAACATGGCAACATCCATCGTttcacaacagcaacaacaacagcagcagcaacaacagcagcagcagcagcagcagcaacagcaacaacaacaacaacagcctcAACAGCAAGAAGTTCAGATCAGCAGCCAA TCGATGGTGCAGTTCTCCAACCAGATAGAAGTGATGCAGAACCTGAAGGAGCAGCTGGAGCAGAGGACGAGGCTGATTGAGGCCAACATCCAGCGGCAGCAGGATGAGCTGCGACAGATCCAGGACGAGCTGCAGAGAGTGCAGGGACAGAGCCTGCAG ATGTTCTTGCCAAAAGGAGCTGGAGGACTAAGTCTGGGCTCGGTTCAGATGGCCCAGGGGACCGCTGTGCAGCAGGGGGGAACACTCAGCATGCAGGGCCAGGTGGTCTCTGCAGGGCCTCTCCAGAACAGCATACAGCAGCAACATGCTGTCCAGGCTCAGCCCCAGCAACAAACACTCCTACGGGACCAGAACTCAGCACTCTCACAG TCTCAGCGGTCGTCTCTCACTCTGCAGCCTCAACAGAATCAACTGCCTGCGTCTCTCTACAACACCATGATGATCCCTCAGCAGAGTCCCGCTAACGTGGTCCAGATCGCCACCAGTCTGGCTCAGAATACTGGACCCAACAGTCCTGCTGTGGCCACGTTTGCACAGGACCGTTCAGCACAGATCAG GTTTCCTGCCAGTCCTCAGCTGCTCACCAAGCTAGTGACGGGACAGATGGCGTGCGGTGCAGTCATGGTCCCCACCACCATGTTTATGGGCCAAGTGGTGACGGCCTTCGCTCCCCAGCAGGGCCAGACTCAGACCATCAGCATTTCCCAGCAGccacctcagcagcagcagcagcagcagcagcagcagcagcagcagcaggagcagcag GCTTCTCGGCTTCTTCACGGAAACCAGTCCACCCAGTTGATCCTGCAGGCGGCGTTCCCTTTGCAGCAGCAGGGCACCTTCACTGCCACAAcccaacagcagcaacagttacaacaacaacaacaacagcagttacaacaacagcatcaacaacaacaacagcagcagaagcagttacaacagcagaaacagcaacttcaacagcagcagcagcaactggCTCCTCACAGGAGGGATAGTTTGTCTGATCGCTCCTCTACGCAGCCACAGTAG
- the clocka gene encoding circadian locomoter output cycles protein kaput isoform X7, whose product MTSSIDRDDSSIFDGLMEEDEKDKAKRVSRNKSEKKRRDQFNVLIKELGTMLPGNTRKMDKSTILQKSIDFLHKHKEIAAQSESTEIRQDWKPPFLSNEEFTQLMLEALDGFFLAIMTDGNIIYASESVTSLLEHLPSDLVDQNLLNFLPMGEHSDVYKALSSHIMEGETLTPEYLKTKNQLEFCCHMLRGTIDPKEPPVYEYVKFIGNFKSLNNVPNCTRNGFDGVIQRSLHSAFEDGVCLIATVRLAKPQFIKEMCTVEEPNEEFTSRHSLEWKFLFLDHRAPPIIGYLPFEVLGTSGYDYYHVDDLETLAKCHEHLMQYGKGKSCYYRFLTKGQQWIWLQTHYYITYHQWNSRPEFIVCTHTVVSYAEVRAEQRRELGIEESQPEITADKQSQDSGSESQLNTSSLKEALDRFNNSRTPSASSRSSRKSSHTAVSDPASSQMKLQGDRSTPGRQSVSAVEMTSQRRSSISSQSMSSQNTGQNMATSIVSQQQQQQQQQQQQQQQQQQQQQQQQQPQQQEVQISSQSMVQFSNQIEVMQNLKEQLEQRTRLIEANIQRQQDELRQIQDELQRVQGQSLQMFLPKGAGGLSLGSVQMAQGTAVQQGGTLSMQGQVVSAGPLQNSIQQQHAVQAQPQQQTLLRDQNSALSQSQRSSLTLQPQQNQLPASLYNTMMIPQQSPANVVQIATSLAQNTGPNSPAVATFAQDRSAQIRFPASPQLLTKLVTGQMACGAVMVPTTMFMGQVVTAFAPQQGQTQTISISQQPPQQQQQQQQQQQQQQEQQVQQQSQVTAMQLGQAQLAPQQTQFLQASRLLHGNQSTQLILQAAFPLQQQGTFTATTQQQQQLQQQQQQQLQQQHQQQQQQQKQLQQQKQQLQQQQQQLAPHRRDSLSDRSSTQPQ is encoded by the exons ATGACCTCGAGCATTGACCG GGATGACAGCAGTATCTTTGATGGGTTAATGGAAGAAGATGAAAAGGACAAAGCAAAGCG TGTGTCCCGTAACAAGTCTGAGAAGAAACGCAGAGACCAGTTCAATGTCCTCATCAAGGAGCTGGGCACCATGTTGCCGGGCAACACCCGGAAGATGGACAAGTCCACTATTTTGCAGAAGAGCATCGActttctgcacaaacacaaag AAATCGCTGCTCAGTCGGAGTCAACTGAGATCAGACAAGACTGGAAGCCTCCTTTTCTTAGTAATGAAGAGTTCACTCAGCTGATGTTGGAG GCGTTAGATGGATTTTTTCTTGCAATTATGACTGATGGGAACATAATCTACGCCTCTGAGAGTGTGACGTCCCTACTAGAACACTTACCT TCTGATCTTGTGGATCAGAACCTGTTGAACTTCCTGCCGATGGGGGAGCATTCAGATGTGTACAAGGCTCTGTCCTCTCATATCATGGAGGGAGAGACGCTGACGCCAGAATATCTGAAAA CAAAAAATCAGCTAGAGTTCTGTTGCCACATGCTCCGAGGGACGATCGACCCCAAAGAGCCCCCCGTGTACGAATATGTCAAGTTCATTGGAAACTTCAAGTCCCTGAATAATG TGCCTAACTGTACCCGCAACGGTTTTGACGGAGTGATCCAGCGATCGCTTCACTCTGCCTTTGAAGACGGAGTGTGTCTCATAGCAACGGTGAGGCTCGCCAAACCGCAGTTTATCAAG GAAATGTGCACTGTAGAGGAGCCTAATGAGGAGTTCACCTCCAGACATAGTTTAGAGTGGAAGTTTCTCTTCTTGGACCACAG AGCTCCACCAATCATAGGTTACCTCCCGTTTGAGGTGCTGGGTACATCAGGATATGACTACTACCACGTAGATGACCTGGAGACGCTGGCCAAATGCCACGAACACT TGATGCAATATGGCAAAGGAAAGTCCTGCTACTACAGATTCCTCACCAAAGGGCAGCAGTGGATCTGGCTTCAGACCCACTACTACATCACCTACCACCAGTGGAACTCCAGACCAGAGTTCattgtctgcacacacactgttgttAG TTACGCTGAAGTAAGAGCAGAACAGCGCAGAGAGCTGGGAATAGAAGAATCACAACCTGAGATCACAGCAGACAAG CAGTCCCAGGATTCAGGCTCCGAGTCTCAGCTCAACACCTCCAGCCTGAAGGAGGCTTTAGATCGCTTCAACAACAGCCGGACGCCCTCGGCCTCGTCTCGCAGCTCACGAAAATCCTCGCACACCGCCGTGTCTGACCCAGCCT CATCACAGATGAAGCTTCAGGGAGATCGGAGTACGCCAGGTCGCCAGTCTGTCTCGGCTGTGGAGATGACATCACAACGAAGATCATCTATCAGCAGTCAG TCGATGAGCTCCCAAAATACAGGACAGAACATGGCAACATCCATCGTttcacaacagcaacaacaacagcagcagcaacaacagcagcagcagcagcagcagcaacagcaacaacaacaacaacagcctcAACAGCAAGAAGTTCAGATCAGCAGCCAA TCGATGGTGCAGTTCTCCAACCAGATAGAAGTGATGCAGAACCTGAAGGAGCAGCTGGAGCAGAGGACGAGGCTGATTGAGGCCAACATCCAGCGGCAGCAGGATGAGCTGCGACAGATCCAGGACGAGCTGCAGAGAGTGCAGGGACAGAGCCTGCAG ATGTTCTTGCCAAAAGGAGCTGGAGGACTAAGTCTGGGCTCGGTTCAGATGGCCCAGGGGACCGCTGTGCAGCAGGGGGGAACACTCAGCATGCAGGGCCAGGTGGTCTCTGCAGGGCCTCTCCAGAACAGCATACAGCAGCAACATGCTGTCCAGGCTCAGCCCCAGCAACAAACACTCCTACGGGACCAGAACTCAGCACTCTCACAG TCTCAGCGGTCGTCTCTCACTCTGCAGCCTCAACAGAATCAACTGCCTGCGTCTCTCTACAACACCATGATGATCCCTCAGCAGAGTCCCGCTAACGTGGTCCAGATCGCCACCAGTCTGGCTCAGAATACTGGACCCAACAGTCCTGCTGTGGCCACGTTTGCACAGGACCGTTCAGCACAGATCAG GTTTCCTGCCAGTCCTCAGCTGCTCACCAAGCTAGTGACGGGACAGATGGCGTGCGGTGCAGTCATGGTCCCCACCACCATGTTTATGGGCCAAGTGGTGACGGCCTTCGCTCCCCAGCAGGGCCAGACTCAGACCATCAGCATTTCCCAGCAGccacctcagcagcagcagcagcagcagcagcagcagcagcagcagcaggagcagcaggtaCAGCAGCAATCACAGGTCACAGCCATGCAGCTGGGGCAGGCGCAACTGGCCCCGCAGCAAACACAGTTCCTGCAG GCTTCTCGGCTTCTTCACGGAAACCAGTCCACCCAGTTGATCCTGCAGGCGGCGTTCCCTTTGCAGCAGCAGGGCACCTTCACTGCCACAAcccaacagcagcaacagttacaacaacaacaacaacagcagttacaacaacagcatcaacaacaacaacagcagcagaagcagttacaacagcagaaacagcaacttcaacagcagcagcagcaactggCTCCTCACAGGAGGGATAGTTTGTCTGATCGCTCCTCTACGCAGCCACAGTAG